A stretch of the Aphis gossypii isolate Hap1 chromosome 2, ASM2018417v2, whole genome shotgun sequence genome encodes the following:
- the LOC114119521 gene encoding adenosine 5'-monophosphoramidase HINT1: MYAFSRKLLNFVSLVQISNISKCSYRTSSYNFTRISSPSFKMSEVEKSSIASPGGDTIFGKILRKEIPCDFIYEDDRCVAFHDINAQAPVHFLVIPRKPIEMLSVADSSDETLLGHLMLVASKLAKEQGLNDGFRLVVNNGKDGAQSVYHLHLHVLGGRQLGWPPG, encoded by the exons ATGTATGCTTTTAGtcgaaaattattgaattttgtatCTTTAGTACAAATAAGCAATATATCAAAGTGTAGTTATCGAACAAGCAGTTATAACTTTACAAGAATTTCAAGTCCTAGTTTCAAAATGTCCGAGGTGGAAAAATCTTCAATTGCTTCACCTGGTGGTGATACAATTTTTGGTAAAATTCTTAGGAAGGAAATACCGTGCGATTTCATATACGAAGACGATCGA tgtGTTGCATTTCATGACATCAATGCTCAAGCGCCTGTTCATTTTTTGGTGATACCAAGGAAACCGATCGAAATGTTATCTGTCGCTGACAGTTCAGATGAAACG ttacTTGGACACTTAATGTTGGTTGCAAGCAAATTAGCAAAAGAACAAGGATTGAATGATGGTTTTCGTTTAGTAGTTAATAATGGAAAAGATGGCGCTCAGTCAGTTTatcatttacatttacatGTCCTTGGTGGTCGCCAACTAGGATGGCCACctggttaa
- the LOC114119484 gene encoding dolichol-phosphate mannosyltransferase subunit 1 isoform X2, giving the protein MPLKYSILLPTYNEKENLPVIVYLIHKYLEISEIEYEIIIIDDGSPDGTLEVAKQLETIYGKDKILLRPRGKKLGLGTAYIHGMKHATGDFIIIMDADLSHHPKFILDFIRKQAEQDYDVVTGSRYIGNGGVSGWDFKRKLYKKPVLEKLIESCISKGYVFQMEMMVRARQLNYTIGEIPITFVDRVYGESKLGGSEIFQFVKSLLYLFATT; this is encoded by the exons atgccattaaaatattcaattttactgCCTACGtataatgaaaaagaaaatttacctGTCATAGTGTATTTAATCCACAAATACTTGGAAAttag TGAGattgaatatgaaataattataattgatgatGGCAGTCCAGATGGTACTTTAGAAGTTGCCAAACAACTTGAAACCATTTATGGAAAAGATAAAAta TTATTAAGGCCCAGAGGGAAAAAACTTGGATTAGGCACTGCGTATATTCATGGAATGAAACATGCCACtggagattttattattataatggatgCTGATCTATCACATCat ccaaaatttatacttgattttataagaaaacaaGCTGAACAAGATTATGATGTTGTCACTGGTTCACGATATATTGGCAATGGAGGGGTTTCCGGTTGGGATTTTAAAAGAAA atTGTATAAGAAGCCAGTTTTAGAGAAATTGATAGAATCATGTATATCAAAAGGATATGTATTCCAAATGGAGATGATGGTACGTGCAAGGCaactaaattatactattggtGAAATTCCAATAACCTTTGTAGACAGAGTTTATGGGGAGTCTAAGTTAGGAGGATCAGAAATTTTTCAGTTTGTAAAATCtctgttgtatttatttgctACTACATAA
- the LOC114119475 gene encoding uncharacterized protein C7orf50 homolog: MSLKSVLKNKLKIKNPIKSMKKKNKLKHALNISSADTYSKIDGDNVKEYTITDKEENKKIAPEQLLNGKHGNEKHINNDESIEFTTVTKKKRKSTDNDTSLESVPIKKKVTFAADVKSEKDEQKSSAGKLKLISLNKRKKLNYIKKLKAKKNKQKNAKKCEENASAISTPRQERAMEYLMQWKNDRSNWKFKKIYQLWLIKNTYDPLKVSKEHFDILVEYLQTIEGKSRSIIIQSANTVISEFSTSNEGQQELNSSQEVKYQRARTIIQMFE, from the exons atgtctttaaaaagtgttctaaaaaataagcttaagataaaaaatccaattaagtcaatgaagaaaaaaaataagttaaagcATGCTCTCAATATATCATCTGCAGatacttatagtaaaattgATGGAGATAATGTAAAAGAATATACCATAACTGACAAagaggaaaataaaaaaatagcccCTGAACAACTATTAAATGGTAAGCATGGCAacgaaaaacatattaataatgatgagTCAATAGAATTTACAACCGTCACTAAGAAAAAACGCAAGTCTACAGATAACGATACAAGTCTTGAaagtgtacctataaaaaaaaaggtaactTTTGCTGCTGATGTAAAAAGTGAAAAAGACGAACAGAAAAGCAGTGCTGGAAAATTGAAACTAATAAGCTTAAACAAAcggaaaaaattgaattatataaagaaattaaaggcaaaaaaaaataaacaaaaaaatgcgAAAAAGTGTGAAGAAAACGCCTCTGCTATCAGTACACCTAGACAAGAACGAGCCATGGAATATTTAATGCAATGGAAGAATGACCGATCaaattggaaatttaaaaaaatttatcaacttTGGTTGATTAAAAACACTTATGACCCCCTAAAA gtatctAAAGaacattttgacattttagtAGAATATCTTCAAACTATTGAAGGTAAAAGTCGcagtataattattcaaagtgCTAATACAGTTATCTCAGAATTTTCTACTTCTAATGAAGGACAACAGGAATTGAATTCATCACAAGAAGTTAAATATCAACGAGCAAGGactattattcaaatgtttgaataa
- the LOC114119484 gene encoding dolichol-phosphate mannosyltransferase subunit 1 isoform X1, whose amino-acid sequence MPLKYSILLPTYNEKENLPVIVYLIHKYLEISEIEYEIIIIDDGSPDGTLEVAKQLETIYGKDKILLRPRGKKLGLGTAYIHGMKHATGDFIIIMDADLSHHPKFILDFIRKQAEQDYDVVTGSRYIGNGGVSGWDFKRKLVSRGANFVSQILLRPKVSDLTGSFRLYKKPVLEKLIESCISKGYVFQMEMMVRARQLNYTIGEIPITFVDRVYGESKLGGSEIFQFVKSLLYLFATT is encoded by the exons atgccattaaaatattcaattttactgCCTACGtataatgaaaaagaaaatttacctGTCATAGTGTATTTAATCCACAAATACTTGGAAAttag TGAGattgaatatgaaataattataattgatgatGGCAGTCCAGATGGTACTTTAGAAGTTGCCAAACAACTTGAAACCATTTATGGAAAAGATAAAAta TTATTAAGGCCCAGAGGGAAAAAACTTGGATTAGGCACTGCGTATATTCATGGAATGAAACATGCCACtggagattttattattataatggatgCTGATCTATCACATCat ccaaaatttatacttgattttataagaaaacaaGCTGAACAAGATTATGATGTTGTCACTGGTTCACGATATATTGGCAATGGAGGGGTTTCCGGTTGGGATTTTAAAAGAAAGTTAGTAAGTCGTGGTGCTAATTTTGTTAGCCAAATATTATTGAGACCAAAAGTATCTGATCTCACTGGTAGTTTTag atTGTATAAGAAGCCAGTTTTAGAGAAATTGATAGAATCATGTATATCAAAAGGATATGTATTCCAAATGGAGATGATGGTACGTGCAAGGCaactaaattatactattggtGAAATTCCAATAACCTTTGTAGACAGAGTTTATGGGGAGTCTAAGTTAGGAGGATCAGAAATTTTTCAGTTTGTAAAATCtctgttgtatttatttgctACTACATAA
- the LOC114119530 gene encoding thioredoxin C-1, with the protein MFMNVARNMSFSKIISRTFSLTTTRHRIIKIQDQEDFNAQVLKSKEPVVIDFFATWCGPCKMLLPRIEKIIEEHNGTIHLVKVDIDDNAEIAMEYGVSVVPELVLMKDGKVQGKMIGLQDEDKLKKFVSKLSEPSTEKK; encoded by the exons ATGTTTATGAACGTTGCCAGAAATATGtcgttttcaaaaattatttcaagaaCATTCAGCTTAACTACAA ctaggcatagaataattaaaattcaagatCAAGAAGACTTCAATGCACAAGTACTAAAAAGTAAAGAGCCTGTGGTGATAGATTTTTTCGCAac TTGGTGTGGGCCATGTAAAATGTTACTTCCtcgaatagaaaaaataatagaagaaCATAATGGTACAATTCATCTTGTAAAAGTTGATATTGATGACAATGCTGAAATTGCCATGGAATATGGC GTATCAGTAGTACCAGAATTAGTTTTAATGAAAGACGGCAAAGTTCAAGGAAAAATGATTGGACTACAAGATGaagataaacttaaaaaatttgtttcaaaattatctGAGCCAagcacagaaaaaaaataa